A single genomic interval of Halobacillus halophilus DSM 2266 harbors:
- the spoVAE gene encoding stage V sporulation protein AE encodes MNFLWAFVVGGGICVIGQLLLDFAKLTPAHVMSSFVVAGAVLDAFDLYDNLIEFAGAGATVPITSFGHSLLHGAMEQADEHGIIGIAIGIFELTSAGIASAILFGFIVAVFFKPKG; translated from the coding sequence ATGAATTTTCTATGGGCTTTTGTGGTAGGTGGAGGAATCTGTGTGATTGGGCAGCTATTACTTGACTTCGCGAAATTAACTCCTGCCCACGTCATGTCATCTTTCGTAGTAGCCGGTGCGGTGCTCGATGCATTTGACTTATATGATAATTTGATTGAATTTGCGGGCGCAGGTGCAACGGTCCCAATTACAAGCTTCGGTCATTCGCTTTTACATGGGGCTATGGAACAAGCGGATGAACATGGCATTATAGGCATAGCTATTGGTATTTTTGAGTTAACATCAGCAGGTATCGCATCAGCCATATTATTCGGTTTTATCGTAGCTGTCTTTTTTAAACCGAAAGGATAG
- the spoVAD gene encoding stage V sporulation protein AD: protein MGKTGVQSWSFTNPVYIQSSGTAVGPLEGQGPLSSTFDRVHDDLHCGEENWELAERRLMIDAVHSCLQKAGVDESSVDLFLAGDLLNQNVTGNYVARQLGIPLIGMFGACSTSMETLATAAALVESGYSKQALVAVSSHNATAERQFRYPTEYGGQKPKTATFTVTGSGAALVSTTPSPVKIEAATIGKVMDYKIKDPFDMGSAMAPAAWDTIKTHLEDMGRVPEDYDVIATGDLSSIGTPILRDLMKQDGYDITPVHKDCGLMVYHSDQPVFSGGSGCACSAVVTYGKLLDDLKLGTYQRILIVATGALMSPMMIQQKESIPGIAHAVVLTKGETSR from the coding sequence ATGGGAAAAACGGGCGTGCAATCATGGTCTTTTACTAATCCAGTTTATATACAATCTTCAGGTACCGCAGTAGGTCCTCTAGAAGGACAGGGGCCACTCAGCAGCACTTTTGATCGTGTTCATGATGATCTTCACTGCGGAGAAGAAAACTGGGAGCTGGCGGAACGTCGTTTGATGATAGATGCTGTCCATTCCTGTCTTCAAAAAGCAGGAGTAGACGAATCGAGTGTTGATTTATTTTTAGCAGGTGATTTATTGAACCAGAACGTTACGGGCAACTATGTTGCCAGACAATTAGGAATCCCTTTGATTGGTATGTTCGGTGCCTGTTCTACCAGCATGGAAACCTTAGCTACAGCTGCAGCTTTAGTAGAATCTGGCTACTCAAAACAGGCATTAGTGGCAGTAAGCTCACATAATGCCACGGCAGAAAGGCAGTTTAGATACCCAACTGAATATGGAGGACAAAAACCTAAGACGGCAACCTTTACGGTAACAGGAAGTGGCGCAGCGTTAGTATCGACGACGCCTTCTCCAGTAAAAATTGAAGCAGCTACTATTGGAAAAGTCATGGATTACAAAATTAAAGATCCATTTGATATGGGATCGGCTATGGCTCCCGCTGCCTGGGATACAATTAAAACCCACCTGGAGGATATGGGAAGAGTACCGGAAGATTATGATGTCATTGCTACTGGGGATTTATCTTCAATAGGAACACCAATTCTACGTGATTTAATGAAGCAGGATGGTTATGATATTACACCTGTTCATAAGGATTGCGGTTTAATGGTTTATCATAGTGACCAGCCCGTTTTTAGCGGGGGAAGCGGATGTGCCTGTTCGGCCGTCGTTACCTATGGAAAGTTACTCGATGATTTAAAGCTGGGTACTTACCAGCGTATATTAATCGTCGCAACTGGAGCTTTAATGAGTCCTATGATGATACAGCAGAAAGAATCCATCCCTGGTATCGCACATGCTGTAGTTTTAACGAAAGGAGAAACCTCTCGATGA
- the spoVAC gene encoding stage V sporulation protein AC, producing MDKQKLNEQNYEKASKTYQPKPPYVLNVIKAFIVGGLICVFGELITEMYVHWFDYSEKDAGNPTVATLILLSALATGFGVYDKLGQFAGAGSAVPVTGFANSVTSAALEHKSEGLVLGVATNLFKLAGSVIVFGVVAAYVLGILRYLWSLIF from the coding sequence TTGGACAAACAAAAACTGAACGAACAGAATTATGAGAAGGCGAGTAAAACTTATCAACCTAAACCTCCTTATGTACTTAATGTAATTAAGGCCTTCATTGTAGGGGGACTAATATGTGTGTTTGGAGAATTGATTACAGAAATGTACGTTCATTGGTTTGATTACTCTGAAAAGGATGCAGGCAACCCCACTGTAGCTACGTTAATTCTTTTGTCTGCACTGGCTACAGGCTTCGGAGTTTACGATAAACTGGGACAGTTTGCAGGTGCGGGCTCGGCCGTTCCAGTGACCGGATTTGCTAATTCAGTTACATCTGCAGCACTTGAGCATAAGAGTGAGGGGCTGGTTCTAGGTGTAGCCACAAACTTATTTAAACTGGCGGGATCTGTCATTGTGTTTGGAGTAGTAGCTGCTTATGTGCTAGGTATATTACGTTATCTTTGGTCGCTTATCTTTTAG
- a CDS encoding stage V sporulation protein AB, with the protein MQIIEALIGLASGIAVGTGFVAFLTVLGIVPRLMQLSHSESKLRLYEAAVILGVFFGIYLSFGDGPIQVSIIGLVIWGLFHGIFIGMLAAALTEVLNVFPLLFKRVGVDGFLFTLLMALVLGKIAGSLFQWLVFVR; encoded by the coding sequence ATGCAGATCATTGAAGCACTTATCGGACTTGCCTCAGGTATAGCTGTGGGGACCGGTTTCGTTGCTTTTTTAACTGTATTAGGGATTGTACCTCGATTAATGCAGCTTAGCCACTCAGAGTCTAAGCTGCGCTTGTATGAGGCAGCGGTTATTCTGGGAGTATTCTTTGGAATATACTTATCGTTTGGCGATGGTCCCATACAAGTATCTATCATTGGTCTTGTGATCTGGGGGCTTTTTCACGGAATCTTTATTGGAATGCTGGCAGCTGCATTAACAGAAGTATTGAATGTATTTCCACTTTTATTTAAAAGAGTCGGTGTAGATGGTTTTTTATTTACTCTTCTTATGGCTCTCGTTCTAGGTAAAATTGCCGGATCACTTTTTCAGTGGCTGGTCTTTGTTCGATAA
- a CDS encoding stage V sporulation protein AA gives MTTPVYIRIKQSINTDHLSTIRLGDIARITGSRRYETVLPNMVVHKVKADDQNIVVIDGFMIIEQVLSKFPQVEVELLGPTQCVVHIEKHKKQPSLLLISGIWVLLFIGAAMAIMNFHYDVSMESVQQKLHFMLTGEEKEHPLWIQVPYSLGLGIGMILFFNHWFQKRFNEEPSPMEVEIFNYQQDLDRYVAVKENKVEKQDADH, from the coding sequence ATGACGACTCCTGTTTATATCCGTATCAAACAATCGATAAATACAGACCATTTATCGACGATACGATTAGGAGATATAGCTCGTATCACTGGATCCAGACGTTACGAAACTGTGTTACCAAATATGGTTGTTCACAAAGTGAAAGCTGATGACCAAAACATAGTAGTTATTGATGGCTTCATGATTATTGAACAAGTTCTTTCTAAGTTTCCCCAAGTAGAAGTAGAACTGCTCGGTCCAACCCAATGTGTCGTTCACATTGAAAAGCATAAAAAGCAACCTTCTCTTTTACTGATTTCAGGGATTTGGGTGCTTCTTTTTATCGGTGCCGCCATGGCCATTATGAACTTTCATTATGACGTAAGCATGGAATCTGTACAGCAAAAACTCCATTTCATGCTCACGGGAGAAGAGAAAGAACATCCTTTATGGATTCAAGTTCCTTATTCTCTGGGGCTTGGAATAGGGATGATCCTGTTCTTTAATCATTGGTTTCAAAAACGTTTTAACGAAGAACCAAGTCCTATGGAAGTAGAAATCTTCAATTATCAGCAAGATTTAGATCGGTACGTAGCTGTAAAAGAAAATAAGGTGGAAAAACAGGATGCAGATCATTGA
- the sigF gene encoding RNA polymerase sporulation sigma factor SigF: MSDTTKERLSDHNVKELIRRSQAGDQDARDFLVEKNTRLVWSVVQRYLRRGYDQDDLYQIGCIGLLKSIDKFDLSYDVRFSTYAVPMIIGEIQRFIRDDGTVKVSRSLKELNHKVRGKKEELMKVYGRSPTVNELAEALGMTREEIVQAEEVGRSPQSIYETVYENEGDPITLVDQIAEEEDNWFEQITLQDVLSRLEKRERLIIYLRYYKDQTQTEVAERLGISQVQVSRLEKKILADMKQTMNDTS; the protein is encoded by the coding sequence ATGAGTGATACTACAAAAGAACGCTTATCTGACCATAATGTCAAAGAACTGATTCGAAGAAGTCAAGCCGGAGACCAGGATGCACGGGACTTTTTAGTCGAAAAAAACACTCGATTGGTATGGTCGGTCGTGCAGCGTTACTTACGCAGGGGATATGATCAAGACGATCTTTATCAAATTGGCTGTATCGGCTTGCTCAAATCAATTGATAAATTTGACCTTAGTTATGATGTTCGTTTTTCCACGTATGCTGTTCCTATGATTATTGGAGAAATTCAACGGTTTATCCGAGATGACGGAACCGTTAAGGTCAGTCGGAGTTTAAAAGAATTGAACCATAAAGTCAGAGGAAAAAAAGAAGAATTAATGAAGGTTTATGGACGATCCCCTACAGTGAATGAATTGGCTGAAGCTCTGGGAATGACGAGAGAGGAAATCGTCCAGGCGGAGGAAGTTGGACGATCTCCACAATCTATATATGAAACGGTTTATGAAAATGAAGGAGACCCTATCACGCTAGTTGACCAAATTGCAGAAGAAGAAGATAACTGGTTTGAGCAAATTACCCTTCAGGATGTATTAAGCAGGCTTGAAAAAAGGGAACGGCTGATAATCTACTTGCGTTACTATAAAGATCAAACCCAGACGGAAGTAGCTGAACGTTTAGGTATTTCTCAGGTGCAGGTTTCAAGGCTTGAGAAAAAAATACTGGCTGATATGAAACAGACGATGAATGATACGAGTTAA
- the spoIIAB gene encoding anti-sigma F factor yields the protein MRNEMTLEFLSVSENESLARVAVAAFISQMNPTMEELTDIKTVVSEAVTNAIIHGYEENPHQKVMISCAIEGEQIEIIIKDEGKGISDIEEAKEPLFTSKPEWERSGMGFTIMENFMDKVDVTSEPDSGTTIRMMKQLTSTRALCN from the coding sequence ATGCGAAATGAGATGACACTCGAATTCTTGAGTGTAAGTGAAAATGAATCACTTGCGCGCGTGGCGGTAGCGGCATTTATCAGTCAGATGAATCCTACAATGGAAGAGCTTACGGATATTAAGACGGTTGTTTCTGAAGCTGTCACAAATGCAATCATCCATGGATATGAGGAAAATCCGCATCAGAAAGTTATGATTTCATGTGCCATTGAGGGCGAACAAATTGAAATTATTATAAAAGATGAAGGCAAAGGAATCAGCGACATTGAAGAAGCTAAAGAGCCTCTCTTCACTTCAAAACCTGAATGGGAACGTTCCGGTATGGGATTTACAATTATGGAAAATTTCATGGATAAGGTGGATGTCACTTCTGAACCAGATAGTGGGACAACAATCCGTATGATGAAGCAGCTCACCTCAACTAGAGCTTTATGCAATTGA
- the spoIIAA gene encoding anti-sigma F factor antagonist, which translates to MSLRVEFVTKENVLVVRFEGELDHHETSKLRESWRGQLQQNDVDHVVVNLEKLNFMDSSGLGVMLGRYKEVQASGNEMIICSISPEVRRLFDLSGMFKIMRLVDSESYALELLGVASCEMR; encoded by the coding sequence TTGAGTCTTCGCGTAGAATTTGTTACTAAAGAAAATGTTTTGGTAGTTCGCTTTGAGGGAGAACTTGATCACCATGAGACAAGTAAGCTTCGCGAATCCTGGCGGGGCCAGCTGCAGCAGAACGATGTAGACCATGTAGTTGTTAATTTAGAAAAACTTAACTTCATGGATAGTTCCGGCCTTGGGGTTATGCTTGGGCGATATAAAGAGGTTCAAGCTTCAGGGAATGAAATGATTATTTGTTCTATATCTCCAGAAGTCAGGCGGTTATTTGATTTATCCGGGATGTTTAAGATTATGAGGCTGGTTGATAGCGAATCCTATGCTCTTGAACTATTGGGGGTGGCTTCATGCGAAATGAGATGA
- a CDS encoding D-alanyl-D-alanine carboxypeptidase family protein, translating to MQKLIGSILILMVTLSILQPASIKAEEKSAPDLVDSAKSAILLEKNSGMMLYEKDAHQELPPASMTKVMTLLLIMEALEKENISLEEKVRISEHAASMGGSQIFLEAGEEMTVQDLLKGIAVASGNDASVAMAERIAGSEKEFVNQMNKKAQDLGLKNTHFENPTGLPAKGHYSTAHDMAVMARELLLHDEVTEYTSIYDDYLRKGKDNEFWLVTTNKLIKSYPGMDGLKTGYTSEAKYCLTASAKRDDMHMIAVVMGAETPKDRNSDITSLLDYGFGQYEGVKLYDKKDTLKTMKLTRGQPENIKLSPEKDVVILKKKSEKEQAYDTKIKMVEQKELPLSRGDHMGWVIVEKDGKEVAKVRLETKEKVEKASFINLWERSWRNLTSFQRF from the coding sequence ATGCAAAAACTCATCGGCTCCATCCTTATTTTAATGGTAACTTTAAGTATTTTACAGCCAGCATCCATAAAAGCAGAAGAAAAATCTGCGCCCGATCTGGTGGATTCTGCTAAATCAGCCATATTGTTAGAAAAAAATAGTGGAATGATGCTCTACGAAAAAGATGCCCATCAGGAACTTCCTCCTGCCAGTATGACAAAGGTAATGACTCTTCTGCTTATAATGGAAGCATTGGAAAAAGAGAATATTAGTCTGGAGGAAAAAGTAAGAATCAGTGAACATGCGGCTTCAATGGGAGGATCACAAATTTTTCTAGAAGCTGGTGAAGAGATGACTGTTCAGGACTTGTTAAAGGGAATAGCTGTAGCTTCTGGTAACGATGCAAGTGTAGCCATGGCGGAGCGGATCGCGGGTTCTGAGAAAGAGTTTGTTAATCAAATGAATAAAAAAGCACAAGATTTAGGTCTGAAAAACACACATTTTGAAAACCCTACCGGACTCCCGGCAAAAGGACATTATAGTACAGCCCATGATATGGCTGTAATGGCTCGCGAACTCTTACTACACGATGAAGTCACTGAATATACAAGTATCTATGATGATTATTTACGTAAAGGCAAGGATAACGAATTCTGGCTGGTCACGACAAATAAGTTAATAAAATCCTATCCTGGTATGGATGGTTTAAAGACGGGTTACACTTCTGAAGCAAAATATTGTCTAACCGCTTCAGCTAAACGGGATGACATGCACATGATTGCGGTCGTAATGGGGGCGGAGACACCTAAAGATCGTAATTCAGATATCACAAGCCTCCTTGATTATGGCTTTGGGCAGTATGAAGGAGTCAAGTTATATGATAAGAAAGATACGTTAAAAACCATGAAGCTCACTAGAGGACAACCTGAGAATATTAAACTTTCTCCTGAAAAAGATGTTGTTATTCTCAAGAAAAAGTCCGAGAAAGAACAGGCTTATGACACTAAAATAAAAATGGTGGAACAAAAGGAACTCCCTCTTTCCAGAGGAGACCATATGGGATGGGTCATCGTTGAGAAAGATGGAAAAGAAGTAGCCAAAGTTCGTCTAGAAACAAAGGAGAAAGTAGAGAAGGCAAGCTTTATCAACTTATGGGAGCGTTCCTGGAGGAATTTGACGAGCTTTCAGAGGTTTTAG
- a CDS encoding pyrimidine-nucleoside phosphorylase, protein MRMYDIIVKKRDGGELTKEEIYFFVDGYTQGDIPDYQASALTMAIYFQGMTQEETATLTQAMVDSGETIDLSAIKGHKVDKHSTGGVGDKVTFIVGPLVASVGVPVAKMSGRGLGHTGGTLDKLESIKGLEIEMTKDQFIHNVNTHKLAVAGQTGNLAPADKKLYALRDVTGTVDSLPLIAGSIMSKKLASGADGIVLDVKTGSGAFMKTLEDSKNLAQEMVNIGNNLGRQTVAVISDMNQPLGFEVGNANEIKEAAEILQGKNVEDLRELSLELASHMTVLAEVFNSYEEAYEALAKNLENGKAFQSLRNLVEAQNGDVSMIDNLDNLPKAKHKIDVKAEKSGYIAAIDAESIGIAAMYLGAGRATKDDEINHGVGITLNKKIGDWVEEGESLVVLNSDDEEPQASITKVLEAYSIADEKVEKPTLIYTVIK, encoded by the coding sequence ATGAGAATGTACGATATTATTGTTAAAAAAAGAGATGGCGGCGAACTAACGAAAGAGGAGATCTACTTCTTTGTAGATGGGTACACCCAAGGTGATATTCCTGATTATCAGGCTTCGGCATTAACGATGGCTATTTACTTTCAAGGGATGACTCAGGAAGAAACAGCTACATTGACTCAAGCAATGGTGGACTCCGGTGAGACAATTGATCTTTCTGCTATCAAAGGACATAAAGTAGATAAACACTCAACAGGCGGTGTAGGCGATAAAGTTACCTTCATTGTAGGTCCATTAGTTGCTTCTGTTGGGGTGCCAGTCGCAAAAATGTCCGGGCGAGGCCTGGGGCACACGGGTGGAACATTGGATAAGCTGGAATCAATTAAGGGTCTGGAAATTGAAATGACAAAAGATCAGTTCATCCATAATGTGAATACTCATAAGCTGGCAGTAGCTGGACAGACTGGAAATCTGGCACCTGCCGATAAGAAGTTATACGCATTGCGCGATGTAACAGGAACTGTCGATTCTCTTCCTCTCATAGCCGGGTCGATTATGAGTAAGAAACTGGCTTCTGGTGCAGACGGCATAGTGTTAGATGTTAAAACGGGCTCTGGTGCTTTTATGAAAACCCTTGAAGATTCAAAAAATTTAGCTCAAGAAATGGTGAATATCGGGAACAACCTTGGACGTCAAACGGTTGCGGTCATTAGCGATATGAATCAGCCGCTTGGGTTTGAAGTTGGAAATGCCAACGAAATTAAAGAAGCTGCTGAAATTCTGCAAGGAAAAAATGTAGAGGATTTGAGAGAGCTATCTTTAGAACTTGCCTCTCATATGACCGTTCTTGCGGAAGTATTTAATTCTTATGAAGAAGCTTATGAGGCTTTGGCGAAGAATTTGGAAAATGGAAAGGCATTTCAAAGTTTGCGGAATCTGGTCGAAGCGCAAAATGGTGATGTATCGATGATCGATAACTTAGACAACCTTCCTAAAGCCAAGCACAAAATCGATGTGAAAGCGGAGAAGAGCGGCTATATAGCTGCAATCGATGCAGAGTCCATCGGAATTGCAGCTATGTACTTGGGTGCTGGACGCGCTACCAAAGATGATGAGATTAATCACGGTGTCGGCATTACCTTGAACAAAAAAATAGGAGATTGGGTGGAAGAAGGAGAATCTCTAGTTGTTCTGAATAGTGATGATGAAGAGCCTCAAGCATCCATTACTAAAGTATTAGAGGCTTATTCTATTGCCGATGAGAAAGTAGAAAAACCTACGCTTATTTATACAGTGATTAAATAA
- a CDS encoding purine-nucleoside phosphorylase codes for MYHLHVEEASEYITKQLNVQPTVGLILGSGLGVLADEIQNPTTILYRDIPHFPESTVSGHKGQLVIGELEGRQVIAMQGRFHYYEGYNMQQVTFPVRVMKELGIDTLFVTNAAGGINESFNPGNLMIITDHINNMGDSPLIGPNDDERGPRFPDMSEAYDRDLIEHARQSAERLELSVQEGVYVGNTGPAYETGAEVRMLRVLGGDAVGMSTVPEVITASHAGIRVLGISCISNMAAGILDQPLTHDEVIETTSQVREDFLGFVKELLKSLPA; via the coding sequence ATGTATCACTTACACGTAGAAGAAGCTTCAGAATATATAACGAAACAATTAAATGTTCAGCCAACCGTAGGATTAATTCTCGGTTCGGGTTTAGGGGTGCTGGCTGATGAAATTCAAAACCCCACAACAATCCTTTATAGAGATATTCCTCATTTCCCTGAATCAACCGTGTCCGGGCATAAGGGACAATTGGTTATCGGGGAATTGGAAGGAAGACAAGTCATTGCTATGCAAGGCCGCTTCCATTATTACGAGGGGTACAATATGCAGCAGGTTACGTTCCCTGTCCGGGTAATGAAAGAACTCGGCATTGATACCTTGTTTGTAACGAATGCGGCTGGAGGGATTAATGAATCCTTTAACCCTGGTAATCTGATGATTATTACGGATCATATTAACAACATGGGGGATAGCCCTCTTATCGGTCCGAATGATGATGAAAGGGGACCACGATTCCCGGATATGTCAGAAGCCTATGATCGTGACTTGATCGAACATGCTAGACAAAGTGCTGAAAGACTTGAACTAAGTGTGCAGGAAGGTGTTTACGTAGGCAATACAGGCCCAGCTTATGAAACAGGTGCAGAGGTTCGAATGCTACGTGTATTAGGTGGAGACGCTGTAGGAATGTCTACAGTACCTGAAGTTATTACAGCTAGTCACGCAGGAATTCGTGTTCTGGGGATCTCTTGTATTTCCAATATGGCTGCTGGAATATTGGATCAGCCTCTGACTCACGATGAAGTTATTGAAACCACCTCTCAAGTGAGAGAGGATTTCCTTGGATTTGTTAAGGAACTTTTAAAGTCATTACCAGCCTGA
- the deoB gene encoding phosphopentomutase — translation MKPFKRVFLVVMDSVGIGEAPDAEQFNDKGAHTLGHIAERMNGLNMPNMGSLGLSNIREIQGVEPSKQPKAHYTTMREASNGKDTMTGHWEIMGLYIDQPFRTFPDGFPEELLSEIKERTGRGIVGNKPASGTEIIKELGEHHMNTGDLIIYTSADSVLQIAAHEEIVPPEELYEICELCRELTLDEKYMVGRVIARPFVGEPGSFERTSNRHDYALKPFGRTVMNEMKDEKLDVIALGKISDIYDGEGVTEAIRTNDNMDGMDKLIQSMQQDFTGMSFLNLVDFDAKFGHRRDPEGYGKALEAYDKRLPEVLDLLNEDDLLIITADHGNDPVHHGTDHTRELVPLLVYHNGIKDGKELEQRQTFADIGATISDNFSIKMPEHGTSFLNDIK, via the coding sequence ATGAAACCATTTAAAAGAGTATTTTTAGTAGTTATGGATTCTGTGGGGATTGGAGAGGCCCCGGACGCTGAACAATTTAATGATAAAGGAGCCCATACGCTGGGTCACATAGCTGAACGTATGAATGGGCTTAATATGCCGAATATGGGATCACTTGGGTTGAGTAATATTAGAGAAATTCAGGGGGTCGAGCCTTCAAAACAGCCTAAAGCACATTATACAACCATGAGAGAAGCATCAAATGGTAAGGATACGATGACGGGTCATTGGGAAATTATGGGGCTGTACATTGATCAGCCTTTCCGTACATTTCCTGATGGATTTCCGGAGGAACTTCTGAGTGAAATAAAAGAAAGAACAGGGCGTGGCATTGTAGGAAACAAACCGGCATCCGGCACAGAAATTATTAAAGAACTGGGAGAGCATCACATGAATACCGGTGATTTAATTATCTATACGTCCGCCGATTCTGTGCTTCAAATTGCTGCTCATGAAGAGATAGTACCACCTGAAGAACTTTATGAGATCTGTGAACTTTGCCGCGAATTGACACTAGATGAGAAATATATGGTTGGACGAGTAATTGCGCGGCCATTTGTTGGAGAGCCAGGGTCTTTTGAACGTACTTCCAACCGTCATGATTATGCTTTAAAGCCTTTCGGAAGGACAGTTATGAACGAAATGAAAGATGAAAAACTAGATGTAATTGCTTTAGGTAAAATCTCCGATATCTATGACGGCGAAGGTGTAACAGAAGCGATTCGTACGAATGACAATATGGATGGAATGGACAAACTTATTCAATCGATGCAACAAGACTTTACAGGCATGAGCTTTTTAAACCTTGTCGATTTTGATGCGAAATTTGGTCATCGCCGTGATCCAGAAGGATATGGTAAAGCACTTGAAGCTTATGATAAACGTCTTCCAGAAGTACTAGACCTACTAAATGAAGATGATCTTTTGATCATTACAGCAGACCATGGCAACGACCCAGTTCATCATGGTACGGATCATACTAGAGAGCTTGTCCCACTACTTGTTTATCATAATGGAATTAAAGATGGAAAGGAATTAGAGCAGCGTCAGACGTTTGCTGATATTGGTGCCACAATATCTGACAATTTCTCGATTAAAATGCCGGAGCATGGAACCAGTTTTTTAAACGATATTAAATAG
- the xerD gene encoding site-specific tyrosine recombinase XerD, protein MDYALEDFFHYLTVERGLSSNTIQSYKRDLMQYQQFLQQELNLSDWDQVTRSHIMRYLHDLNDKGRSSATVARLLSSIRLYHQFLIREKVTNEDPSLHIETPKKERKLPKVLSSEEVDKLLNVETKDPLSLRNKAMLEMLYATGLRVTELVSLKVSDLHLTMGFVRCLGKGSKERIIPLGDLAKEAVQTYLEQGRGALVKNKKTEELFVNHHGNKLSRQGFWKILKAVARDAGILKELTPHTLRHSFATHLLENGADLRAVQEMLGHADISTTQVYTHVTKTRLKDVYRSYHPRA, encoded by the coding sequence ATGGATTACGCGTTAGAAGATTTTTTTCATTATTTAACAGTTGAGCGAGGTCTATCATCGAATACTATTCAATCTTATAAGCGTGATCTAATGCAATACCAGCAGTTTTTACAACAGGAGTTAAATCTATCAGACTGGGATCAAGTAACAAGATCGCATATAATGAGGTACCTGCATGATTTGAATGATAAAGGGCGTTCTTCTGCTACAGTGGCTAGACTGCTGTCTTCCATTCGTCTCTATCATCAATTCTTAATCAGGGAAAAAGTGACAAATGAAGATCCAAGTCTCCATATTGAAACCCCAAAAAAAGAACGAAAGCTGCCAAAAGTACTTTCATCTGAAGAGGTGGACAAACTCCTTAATGTGGAAACGAAGGATCCTTTATCATTAAGAAATAAAGCGATGCTGGAAATGCTTTATGCCACAGGGCTTCGCGTCACAGAACTGGTCTCTTTAAAAGTAAGCGATCTCCATCTCACGATGGGATTTGTACGCTGTTTAGGTAAAGGGTCTAAGGAAAGAATTATTCCTCTAGGAGATTTGGCGAAGGAAGCAGTGCAAACTTATTTGGAACAAGGTCGTGGGGCGTTGGTCAAAAATAAAAAGACAGAAGAATTATTTGTGAATCATCATGGAAATAAACTGTCACGCCAAGGTTTTTGGAAAATACTGAAAGCGGTTGCCCGCGATGCTGGAATTTTAAAAGAGCTCACCCCTCATACGCTGAGGCATTCATTTGCTACACATTTATTAGAAAATGGAGCGGACTTGCGTGCTGTACAGGAAATGTTAGGTCATGCTGATATTTCTACCACTCAAGTTTATACACACGTTACTAAAACACGATTAAAAGATGTTTATCGCTCGTATCATCCTCGAGCATAA
- a CDS encoding YqzK family protein: MVHLRQNIQELVKVLIVFTLCTCVFYMALRLVHEEYERQHRYDPPSGAAVKVYKPLEPDWPDRLSIFFQLGE, encoded by the coding sequence ATGGTTCATTTACGTCAAAATATACAGGAATTAGTTAAGGTTCTTATTGTATTTACTTTATGTACTTGCGTTTTTTATATGGCACTTCGTTTAGTACATGAGGAGTATGAAAGGCAGCATCGATATGATCCACCGAGTGGCGCGGCAGTAAAGGTGTACAAGCCGCTGGAACCGGACTGGCCGGATCGACTGTCGATATTCTTCCAATTAGGAGAGTAG